One window of the Methylocystis parvus OBBP genome contains the following:
- a CDS encoding AI-2E family transporter: protein MTKQKLPAAPRAKGARQPANLSSAAATSPDVQQSEPVQVVAVKWAGLSLERQLALWGVTLLVLAAILYLLSPVLAPFVAGTALGYLLDPVADRLQKLGCSRLGAALLLLSVFLAVLVTGLVILLPILTHQLAGFLTALPGYLQTLHGLVTEWSAHFTNEYLKDFLEKYGWAGAGASLNVDIEKYFNDLASQGASMVGDFLKSLLWRGYALINVISLVVITPVVAFYMMLDWDHMVQIIDDLVPPRHRDDVRMLARDIDRALAGFVRGQSLVCLFLGVWYALGLSAIGLNFGFLIGVIAGFLSFIPYVGSITAFVLSIIIAIVQAWPHINLPVEAIAIVSTGLVMDGYVLSPRLVGASVGLHPVWIMFALLAFGALFGFTGLIIAVPAAAALGALMRFLARRYRASALYRESPYAQDRA from the coding sequence ATGACGAAGCAGAAGCTGCCGGCGGCTCCCCGCGCGAAGGGGGCGCGTCAGCCCGCCAATTTGTCTTCGGCTGCGGCGACGTCGCCCGACGTCCAGCAATCGGAGCCCGTGCAGGTCGTCGCGGTAAAATGGGCGGGCCTGAGCCTCGAACGGCAACTGGCGCTGTGGGGCGTGACGCTCCTTGTGCTGGCCGCGATCCTTTACCTGTTGAGCCCGGTCCTCGCGCCCTTCGTGGCGGGCACGGCGCTCGGCTATCTGCTCGATCCCGTGGCCGACCGGCTGCAAAAGCTTGGCTGTTCGCGCCTCGGCGCGGCGCTGTTGCTGCTTTCTGTCTTCCTCGCCGTCCTGGTGACGGGTCTCGTCATTCTGCTCCCGATATTGACCCACCAGCTCGCGGGATTCCTCACCGCGCTGCCCGGCTATCTGCAGACGCTGCATGGCCTCGTCACGGAATGGAGCGCCCATTTCACAAATGAATATCTCAAGGATTTTCTCGAGAAATATGGATGGGCCGGCGCCGGCGCGAGCCTGAACGTCGACATCGAGAAATATTTCAACGATCTCGCGAGCCAGGGCGCGTCGATGGTCGGCGATTTTCTGAAATCGTTGCTGTGGCGCGGCTATGCGCTCATCAATGTGATTTCGCTCGTCGTCATCACTCCTGTCGTGGCCTTCTATATGATGCTCGACTGGGATCATATGGTTCAGATCATCGACGACCTCGTTCCGCCGCGACACCGCGACGACGTGCGCATGCTGGCGCGCGACATCGATCGCGCGCTCGCGGGCTTTGTGCGCGGGCAATCGCTGGTCTGTCTCTTCCTTGGCGTCTGGTACGCGCTGGGCCTTTCCGCGATCGGGCTGAATTTCGGTTTCCTGATCGGGGTCATAGCGGGTTTCCTAAGCTTCATCCCCTATGTCGGCTCGATCACGGCTTTCGTTCTGTCGATCATCATCGCGATCGTACAGGCTTGGCCGCATATCAATCTGCCGGTCGAGGCGATCGCCATTGTTTCGACCGGGCTGGTCATGGACGGCTACGTCCTTTCGCCGCGACTCGTTGGCGCGTCGGTCGGGCTGCATCCGGTCTGGATCATGTTCGCGCTGCTCGCGTTCGGCGCGCTTTTCGGCTTTACGGGGCTCATCATCGCCGTGCCGGCGGCGGCGGCGCTCGGCGCGCTCATGCGTTTTCTGGCCCGCCGCTATCGCGCGAGCGCGCTCTACCGCGAATCGCCCTACGCGCAAGACCGGGCCTGA
- a CDS encoding CDP-alcohol phosphatidyltransferase family protein, which translates to MASRWFASLPNLITIGRLVLTPAIIGMGVDQRWGPAFLIFIVAGVSDALDGWLAKTYHLQSELGAVLDPLADKALIISIYVLLASAGALPPWLAILVVSRDALIVGGVLVAWFLSRPVKVRPHISSKITTAAQLGLAGFVLAGEAYGFRAEALESLFEGSVAALTMTSASVYLWLWVQHMRP; encoded by the coding sequence ATGGCCTCCCGCTGGTTTGCGTCGCTCCCGAACCTCATTACGATCGGCAGGCTGGTGCTGACGCCGGCCATAATCGGCATGGGCGTCGATCAGCGCTGGGGCCCGGCCTTCCTCATATTCATCGTGGCGGGGGTCTCGGACGCGCTCGACGGCTGGCTGGCCAAGACCTACCATCTGCAATCCGAGCTCGGCGCCGTGCTCGATCCGCTGGCGGACAAGGCGCTGATCATCTCCATTTATGTCTTGCTCGCGAGCGCGGGGGCGCTCCCGCCCTGGCTCGCGATCCTGGTCGTCTCCCGCGACGCGCTGATTGTCGGGGGCGTCCTCGTGGCGTGGTTCCTTTCGCGGCCCGTCAAGGTCCGGCCGCACATATCCTCGAAAATCACGACCGCCGCGCAGCTCGGCCTCGCCGGATTTGTTTTGGCCGGCGAGGCCTATGGCTTTCGCGCCGAGGCTTTGGAAAGCCTCTTCGAGGGAAGCGTCGCCGCATTGACCATGACTTCGGCAAGCGTCTATCTGTGGCTCTGGGTCCAGCATATGAGGCCTTGA
- a CDS encoding ABC transporter permease, whose amino-acid sequence MSLSFHIARVGTLIAGFVFLYAPIVILAGMSFNASRLVSVWGGFSTKWYAALFDNELLIASAKISLAAALLSATIATFLGLLAAVALARFGAFRSRMLFFGAIHAPLVLPEVVLGLALLSCFVALGIGRGFATLVIGHVTLTMCFTTVALLAALRGCDPALEEAAMDLGATPVQAFALVALPQIAPAMASAFLLAFTLSLDDLVIASFATGPGATTLPMRIYSQVRLGVSPQINAISTLLLGLVALALGGSALAMQAGKRRGL is encoded by the coding sequence GTGAGTCTTTCCTTCCACATTGCGCGGGTCGGGACGCTCATTGCGGGCTTCGTCTTCCTCTACGCGCCGATCGTCATCCTCGCGGGGATGAGCTTCAACGCCTCGCGCCTCGTCTCGGTCTGGGGCGGCTTCTCGACCAAATGGTATGCGGCGCTCTTCGACAATGAGCTGCTGATCGCCTCGGCGAAGATCAGCCTCGCCGCCGCGCTTCTCTCCGCCACGATCGCCACTTTTCTGGGGCTGCTTGCAGCGGTCGCGCTGGCGCGTTTCGGGGCGTTCCGCTCGCGCATGCTTTTCTTTGGCGCGATCCATGCGCCGCTTGTCCTGCCCGAGGTCGTGCTGGGCCTTGCGCTGCTTTCCTGCTTCGTCGCGCTCGGAATCGGACGCGGCTTTGCGACGCTCGTCATCGGCCATGTGACGTTGACCATGTGCTTCACGACGGTCGCGCTTCTCGCGGCTCTGCGCGGCTGCGATCCCGCGCTCGAGGAGGCGGCGATGGATCTCGGCGCGACCCCGGTCCAGGCCTTCGCGCTCGTCGCTTTGCCGCAGATCGCGCCGGCCATGGCCAGCGCGTTTCTGCTCGCCTTCACGCTCTCGCTCGACGATCTCGTGATTGCGAGCTTCGCGACGGGCCCCGGCGCGACGACGCTGCCGATGCGCATCTATTCCCAGGTGAGGCTTGGCGTCTCGCCGCAGATCAACGCGATCTCCACCCTGCTGCTCGGTCTCGTCGCGCTCGCGCTCGGCGGCTCGGCGCTCGCCATGCAGGCCGGCAAGCGCCGGGGATTGTGA
- a CDS encoding ABC transporter permease: MIERRLSLGERLTLAIPYLWIAAFFLAPMLLIAKISVSQSVLARPPYEPRFHWRDSLSELWSKAQTLTLDNYRALVGDSLYFDAYVSSLWIAAVATLATLFVAYPFALAMARSPRRWRPFLIGVAAAPFWTSFLIRVYAWIALLKDEGVINNALIALDLISAPIEMFATTGAVIVGIVYSYLPFMLLPIYAALEGQDPSLREAAADLGASPAEIFLRVTLPLSRDGVIAGALLVFIPAVGEFVIPDLLGGSDTLMIGRTLWNDFFANHDWPAASAAAIALVSILLAPLLLWERARLREEEGRR, encoded by the coding sequence ATGATTGAGCGCCGTCTCTCCCTCGGCGAGCGGCTGACGCTCGCCATTCCCTATCTGTGGATCGCCGCTTTTTTCCTCGCGCCGATGCTGCTCATCGCGAAGATTTCGGTCTCACAATCCGTCCTCGCGCGGCCGCCCTACGAGCCGCGTTTCCATTGGCGCGATTCCCTTTCGGAACTGTGGTCCAAGGCGCAGACGCTCACGCTCGACAATTACCGCGCGCTCGTCGGCGACAGTCTTTATTTCGACGCCTATGTCTCGTCGCTCTGGATAGCTGCGGTCGCCACGCTTGCGACGCTCTTCGTCGCCTATCCCTTCGCCCTCGCAATGGCGCGCAGCCCGCGTCGATGGCGGCCCTTTCTCATCGGCGTCGCGGCGGCGCCGTTCTGGACGAGCTTCCTCATCCGCGTCTATGCCTGGATCGCGCTGTTGAAGGACGAAGGCGTCATCAACAATGCGCTGATCGCGCTGGACCTCATCAGCGCGCCGATCGAGATGTTTGCGACGACGGGCGCGGTGATCGTCGGCATCGTCTATTCCTATCTGCCATTCATGCTGCTGCCGATCTACGCCGCGCTCGAAGGACAGGATCCCAGCCTGCGCGAGGCGGCGGCCGATCTCGGCGCTTCTCCGGCGGAGATTTTCCTGCGCGTGACTCTGCCGCTGTCGCGCGACGGCGTCATCGCCGGCGCGCTGCTCGTCTTCATTCCGGCGGTCGGCGAATTCGTCATTCCCGATCTTCTCGGCGGCTCCGACACGCTGATGATCGGACGCACGCTCTGGAACGATTTCTTCGCCAATCATGATTGGCCCGCCGCGTCCGCCGCCGCCATCGCGCTCGTCTCGATCCTCCTCGCGCCGCTTTTATTGTGGGAGCGCGCGCGTCTTCGCGAAGAGGAGGGGCGCCGGTGA
- a CDS encoding ABC transporter ATP-binding protein, translating to MTAPLLSVSEISKRYGAVVALEGVSLNVGAGEFFALLGPSGCGKTTLMRCIAGFETPDSGKLTLKSADLSGVPPHRRPVNMMFQSYALFPHLNVYENVAFGLRRKGEREEAIRARVSELLDMTQLAPFGARRINELSGGQRQRVALARALAPRPALLLLDEPLGALDRKLREETQFQLKEIQRKTRTSFVIVTHDQDEALAIADRIAVMRTGKVEQIAAPIEIYEKPATRFVAGFVGEMNFIEGEIARDDGAAFVTSFARLPRAECALPQGARATLGLRPERIEVSRDGEGVAGRVEDFVFRGEYTLLRVRVAPDVVLRVGAYDGRFAIGDDVKLTIAPDAGVLFAESE from the coding sequence GTGACCGCGCCGCTTCTCTCCGTCTCCGAGATTTCCAAAAGATACGGCGCGGTCGTCGCGCTGGAGGGCGTGTCGCTCAACGTCGGCGCGGGCGAATTTTTCGCGCTGCTCGGCCCCTCCGGCTGCGGCAAGACGACGCTGATGCGCTGCATCGCCGGCTTCGAAACGCCCGACAGCGGAAAGCTGACGTTGAAAAGCGCAGACCTCTCCGGCGTGCCGCCGCATCGGCGCCCTGTGAATATGATGTTCCAGAGCTATGCGCTCTTTCCGCATTTGAACGTCTACGAAAACGTCGCCTTCGGCCTTCGGCGGAAGGGCGAAAGGGAAGAAGCGATACGCGCGCGGGTGAGCGAATTGCTGGACATGACGCAGCTCGCGCCTTTCGGCGCGCGTCGCATCAACGAGCTTTCCGGCGGGCAGCGTCAGCGCGTCGCGCTTGCGCGGGCTTTGGCGCCGCGTCCGGCCTTGCTGCTGCTCGACGAGCCGCTCGGCGCGCTCGACCGCAAGCTGCGCGAGGAAACGCAATTCCAGCTCAAGGAAATACAACGAAAAACGCGAACGAGCTTCGTCATCGTCACGCATGACCAGGACGAAGCGCTCGCCATCGCCGACCGCATCGCCGTGATGCGCACGGGAAAAGTGGAGCAGATCGCCGCGCCGATCGAGATTTACGAGAAGCCTGCGACGCGCTTCGTCGCGGGCTTTGTCGGTGAAATGAATTTCATCGAAGGCGAAATCGCGCGCGACGACGGCGCTGCTTTCGTGACGTCCTTCGCTCGGCTTCCGCGCGCCGAATGCGCGTTGCCCCAAGGCGCCCGCGCGACGCTCGGCCTGCGCCCCGAGCGCATCGAGGTTTCACGCGACGGCGAGGGCGTTGCGGGGCGCGTCGAAGACTTCGTTTTTCGCGGGGAATATACGCTGCTGCGCGTGCGCGTCGCGCCGGACGTGGTGCTGCGCGTCGGCGCTTATGACGGGCGCTTTGCGATTGGCGACGACGTGAAGCTGACAATCGCGCCGGATGCGGGCGTGTTGTTTGCGGAGAGCGAATGA
- a CDS encoding class I SAM-dependent methyltransferase — MTDADFAERRARARAKLDAIDPHKREGGVDADPQRREWFEAVYQFAGDDPAGVPWAGLAPHPVLAQWLEGRSLAGLRALDVGCGLGDNAEALAKAGARVVAFDLVARAVEWARRRFPQSAIDYCAADLFQAPPEWRGAFDLVHELYTLQALPEALLPDAARALASFVAPGGMLLVISRARDEGQDVAGPPWPLTRGRIETLAVCGLRLVSLEDVPASETIVRHWRAEFRREVDR; from the coding sequence ATGACGGACGCAGATTTCGCCGAAAGGCGCGCCCGCGCGCGCGCGAAGCTCGACGCGATCGATCCCCATAAGCGCGAAGGCGGCGTCGACGCCGATCCTCAGCGTCGCGAATGGTTCGAGGCGGTGTATCAGTTCGCAGGCGACGATCCGGCGGGCGTGCCCTGGGCCGGTCTCGCGCCGCATCCCGTGCTGGCGCAGTGGCTGGAGGGCCGTTCGCTCGCGGGGCTGCGCGCGCTCGACGTCGGCTGCGGACTCGGCGACAATGCCGAGGCTTTGGCCAAGGCCGGCGCGAGGGTTGTCGCGTTCGATCTCGTTGCGCGCGCGGTCGAATGGGCGAGGCGCCGCTTTCCGCAAAGCGCCATCGATTATTGCGCCGCGGATCTTTTTCAAGCGCCGCCGGAATGGCGCGGCGCTTTCGATCTCGTCCATGAACTTTACACGCTGCAGGCTTTGCCGGAGGCGCTGCTGCCCGACGCGGCGCGCGCGCTCGCGTCTTTCGTCGCGCCGGGCGGCATGTTGCTCGTCATTTCCCGGGCGCGTGACGAAGGGCAGGACGTCGCCGGACCGCCCTGGCCGCTGACGCGCGGGCGGATCGAGACGCTTGCCGTGTGCGGGCTGCGCCTCGTTTCGCTCGAGGACGTCCCTGCGTCGGAAACGATCGTTCGCCATTGGCGCGCGGAGTTTCGCCGCGAGGTCGACAGGTGA
- a CDS encoding DNA polymerase III subunit chi has translation MVEISFYHHQTRRIDDTLPTLLERSLARGWRVVVQAASEARLTALDQHLWAYRQESFLPHGTKRDASPETQPIFLTCGVENPNGADVRFFVEGAQIAPVLASAAAPRARAVLLFNGEDPGELSDARAQWKELRDAGQTLVYQQQDESGRWVEKAREPKAKS, from the coding sequence ATGGTCGAAATCTCTTTCTACCATCACCAGACTCGCAGGATCGACGACACCCTGCCGACCTTGCTGGAGCGCTCGCTGGCGCGCGGCTGGCGCGTCGTGGTGCAGGCGGCGAGCGAGGCGCGGCTGACCGCGCTCGATCAGCATCTTTGGGCCTATCGGCAGGAGAGCTTCCTGCCGCATGGAACGAAGCGGGACGCCTCGCCCGAAACGCAGCCGATCTTTTTGACCTGCGGCGTCGAAAATCCGAACGGCGCCGATGTGCGATTCTTTGTCGAGGGCGCGCAGATCGCGCCCGTTCTCGCGAGCGCCGCGGCGCCGCGCGCGCGCGCCGTGCTGCTCTTCAACGGCGAGGATCCGGGCGAACTCTCCGACGCCCGCGCGCAATGGAAGGAATTGCGCGACGCGGGACAGACGCTGGTCTATCAACAGCAGGACGAGAGCGGGCGCTGGGTGGAAAAAGCGCGCGAACCCAAGGCCAAATCATGA
- a CDS encoding BON domain-containing protein, which produces MTALPQDVKVAIIEALQEDGVDSSRIVIEFHGDEVVVRGDVNTHEEKRAAEGAVARLSRRAKMRCDLAVSLIYQAGEDVVYEAGLESFPASDPPCWTPTISRS; this is translated from the coding sequence ATGACGGCGCTGCCGCAAGACGTGAAGGTCGCGATTATCGAAGCGTTGCAGGAAGACGGCGTCGATTCCTCACGCATCGTAATCGAATTCCACGGCGACGAAGTCGTCGTAAGGGGCGACGTGAATACGCATGAGGAGAAGCGCGCCGCCGAGGGCGCCGTTGCGCGCCTCTCCCGCCGCGCAAAAATGCGCTGCGACCTCGCCGTGTCCCTGATCTATCAGGCCGGCGAGGATGTGGTTTACGAAGCCGGCCTCGAGTCCTTCCCCGCAAGCGATCCGCCGTGCTGGACGCCCACGATCAGCCGGAGCTAG
- a CDS encoding DUF4383 domain-containing protein, translating into MATTLAGRTWSSADNLAKLFGVIFIIVGILGFIPNPLVSYRGLFEVNTFHNIVHIVSGGILLASPYYNAPVITLRVFGVIYAVVTILGFISLDSLNSMGLAVNQPDNWLHLILSIAILWAGFAMPAEERVTTAHM; encoded by the coding sequence ATGGCCACCACCCTTGCCGGTCGGACGTGGAGCAGCGCCGACAATCTCGCCAAGCTGTTTGGCGTGATCTTCATCATCGTCGGGATATTGGGCTTCATTCCCAATCCCCTCGTATCCTATCGCGGTCTCTTCGAGGTCAACACCTTCCACAACATCGTCCACATCGTGTCGGGCGGCATTCTGCTGGCGAGCCCTTATTACAATGCGCCCGTCATCACCTTGCGCGTCTTCGGCGTCATCTACGCCGTCGTGACGATTCTGGGCTTTATCTCGCTCGATTCCCTGAATTCGATGGGTCTGGCGGTGAACCAGCCGGATAACTGGCTCCATCTCATCCTGTCGATCGCAATTCTCTGGGCGGGCTTCGCGATGCCTGCCGAAGAGCGCGTAACGACGGCGCATATGTGA
- a CDS encoding leucyl aminopeptidase, producing the protein MSLNAKFEVLSFDESEAALRAPEEAGRPRALVIFVGTDLALGDRAKALLKDAKAQIDRAAAVAKFKGKSGSALEILAPAGVPASRLLLIGVGPGNADDGEKPAKFEDYLSLGGQAAAKLGAGSSSVVLFDLPEAPAEPAAAAAQFALGAWLRAYKFDQYKTRKKDEDKDGPVELQLGVADAASAKALVAEASHTAEAVVLARTLVNEPANVLSPAEFARRASELMKLGVEVEILDEKSMAELGMRALLGVGQGSENESRLVVLRWNGGAADAAPIAFVGKGVVFDTGGISIKPAAGMEDMKGDMGGAAAVTGALYAIAARKAKANVVGVLGLVENMPDGKAQRPGDIVKSMSGQTIEVINTDAEGRLVLADALTYVIEKHKPAAIVDLATLTGAILVALGQEYAGLFSNNDELADHLTKAGTATGEKLWRFPMGPAYDKLIDSKFADMKNTGGRHAGSITAAHFLQRFVGKTPWAHLDVAGTAMGSPASDVNQSWGSGYGVRLLDRLVKDFYEG; encoded by the coding sequence GACCTTGCGCTCGGAGACCGCGCCAAAGCCCTTCTGAAGGACGCCAAGGCGCAGATCGACCGCGCCGCCGCCGTGGCGAAGTTCAAGGGCAAATCCGGCTCTGCTTTGGAGATTCTCGCGCCGGCGGGCGTTCCGGCGAGCCGCCTGCTGCTGATCGGCGTCGGTCCTGGAAACGCGGACGACGGCGAAAAGCCCGCCAAATTCGAGGATTACCTGTCGCTCGGCGGTCAGGCCGCGGCAAAGCTCGGCGCCGGCTCCTCCTCGGTGGTCCTGTTCGATCTGCCCGAAGCGCCGGCCGAGCCGGCCGCAGCCGCCGCGCAATTCGCGCTCGGCGCCTGGCTGCGCGCCTATAAGTTCGATCAATACAAGACCAGGAAGAAGGACGAAGACAAGGACGGTCCTGTCGAGCTTCAGCTCGGCGTCGCCGACGCCGCAAGCGCCAAGGCGCTCGTCGCCGAGGCGTCTCATACGGCCGAGGCCGTGGTTCTGGCCCGCACGCTGGTCAACGAGCCCGCCAATGTGCTGTCGCCGGCGGAATTCGCCCGCCGCGCCTCGGAGCTGATGAAGCTTGGCGTCGAGGTCGAGATTCTCGACGAGAAGTCCATGGCGGAGCTGGGCATGCGCGCTCTGCTCGGCGTGGGGCAGGGCTCCGAGAATGAAAGCCGCCTCGTCGTGCTGCGCTGGAATGGCGGCGCGGCGGATGCGGCGCCGATCGCTTTCGTCGGCAAGGGCGTCGTGTTCGACACGGGCGGCATCTCGATCAAGCCCGCGGCCGGCATGGAGGACATGAAGGGCGATATGGGCGGCGCGGCTGCCGTCACCGGCGCGCTTTACGCCATCGCCGCCCGCAAGGCGAAGGCCAATGTCGTCGGCGTTCTCGGCCTCGTCGAGAACATGCCCGACGGCAAGGCGCAGCGCCCCGGCGACATCGTGAAATCCATGTCGGGACAGACGATCGAGGTCATCAACACCGATGCGGAAGGCCGTCTCGTTCTCGCCGACGCCCTCACTTACGTCATCGAGAAGCACAAGCCCGCGGCGATCGTCGATCTCGCGACGCTCACCGGCGCGATCCTTGTCGCGCTGGGACAGGAATATGCCGGTCTTTTCTCCAATAATGACGAGCTGGCGGACCATCTGACCAAGGCCGGAACGGCGACCGGCGAGAAGCTGTGGCGCTTCCCGATGGGGCCGGCCTATGACAAGCTCATCGACTCGAAATTCGCCGATATGAAGAACACCGGCGGCCGTCATGCCGGGTCCATCACCGCCGCGCATTTCCTGCAACGCTTCGTCGGCAAGACGCCCTGGGCGCATCTCGACGTCGCCGGCACAGCCATGGGCTCGCCCGCAAGCGACGTGAACCAGAGCTGGGGCTCCGGCTATGGCGTGCGGTTGCTGGATCGGCTGGTGAAGGATTTTTACGAGGGGTGA